In a genomic window of Nodosilinea sp. E11:
- a CDS encoding phosphoglucomutase/phosphomannomutase family protein, protein MAAPSGPIPATPKPIKFGTDGWRGIIAADFTFERVAQVAAVSAHVLHHCFGATTGSRTIAVGYDRRFLAAEFARTAAEAITAQGFDVLLSQDYAPTPAFSYAAKHQNLLGAIVITASHNPPAYSGLKIKGAFGGSVSPEVTQQVEALLPTPPTPLGEKGKLETFDPWPDYCTALQAQVDVAAIQSAISSGKLTVFADVMYGSASGGLPRLLGEGSIHELHSEADPLFGGNPPEPLPKYLGEMLETVEEYPTQQGVKVGLVFDGDSDRIAAVDGNGTFLSSQILIPILIDHLKSRRGYSGEIVKTISGSNLIPAVAKLNGLELYQTPVGYKYIADRMQDAKVLLGGEESGGIGYGHHIPERDALMSALYVLEAVVASGLDLSDYYRSLQEKTGYFSEYDRIDLPLASMEVQAKLLDTLATAPPTEVAGKAVTHILDIDGYKLTLADDSWLLIRFSGTEPVLRLYSEAKTLEEVHKHLHWAKDWANSFG, encoded by the coding sequence ATGGCAGCACCCTCTGGCCCCATTCCAGCGACCCCGAAACCGATTAAGTTTGGCACCGATGGCTGGCGCGGCATCATCGCCGCCGACTTTACCTTTGAGCGGGTGGCTCAGGTGGCAGCAGTGTCGGCCCATGTCTTGCACCACTGTTTTGGGGCTACAACCGGCAGCCGCACCATCGCGGTCGGCTACGATCGCCGCTTTCTAGCCGCCGAATTTGCCCGCACGGCTGCCGAGGCCATTACGGCCCAGGGCTTTGACGTACTCCTCTCCCAAGACTACGCCCCCACTCCGGCCTTTAGCTACGCTGCCAAGCATCAAAATCTGTTGGGTGCGATCGTGATTACGGCCAGCCACAACCCGCCGGCCTACTCGGGGCTCAAGATCAAAGGAGCTTTTGGCGGGTCGGTGTCGCCCGAGGTGACCCAGCAGGTAGAGGCTCTGCTGCCCACTCCCCCGACTCCCCTAGGTGAAAAGGGCAAGCTTGAAACCTTTGACCCCTGGCCCGACTACTGCACAGCGCTCCAGGCCCAGGTGGATGTGGCGGCGATTCAGAGTGCGATCTCCAGCGGCAAGCTGACGGTGTTTGCCGATGTCATGTACGGTTCTGCCAGCGGTGGGCTGCCAAGGCTACTAGGCGAAGGTAGCATTCATGAGTTGCACAGCGAGGCTGATCCACTGTTTGGCGGCAATCCGCCTGAGCCGCTGCCCAAGTATCTGGGCGAAATGCTGGAGACCGTGGAGGAGTATCCCACGCAGCAGGGAGTGAAGGTGGGGTTGGTCTTTGATGGCGACAGCGATCGCATTGCCGCTGTCGATGGCAACGGCACCTTCCTTAGCTCTCAAATTCTCATTCCCATTCTGATTGACCACCTCAAGTCGCGGCGGGGCTACAGCGGTGAAATCGTCAAAACCATCAGCGGCTCAAACCTGATTCCGGCGGTGGCCAAGCTGAACGGGCTAGAGCTATACCAAACCCCCGTGGGCTACAAGTACATTGCCGATCGCATGCAAGACGCCAAAGTACTGCTGGGCGGCGAAGAGTCGGGCGGCATTGGCTACGGCCACCATATTCCCGAGCGCGATGCCCTGATGTCGGCCCTCTATGTATTAGAGGCCGTCGTGGCGTCAGGGCTTGACCTCAGCGACTACTACCGCAGCCTGCAAGAAAAAACTGGCTACTTCTCTGAGTACGATCGCATTGACCTGCCCCTGGCCAGCATGGAAGTGCAGGCCAAACTACTAGACACCCTGGCCACTGCCCCACCCACCGAAGTCGCGGGCAAAGCCGTCACCCACATTCTCGACATCGACGGCTACAAACTCACCCTCGCCGACGACAGCTGGCTGCTGATCCGCTTTAGCGGCACCGAGCCAGTCCTGCGCCTCTACAGCGAAGCTAAGACCTTAGAGGAAGTGCACAAGCATCTGCACTGGGCGAAGGATTGGGCAAACTCGTTTGGGTAG